In Paramormyrops kingsleyae isolate MSU_618 chromosome 13, PKINGS_0.4, whole genome shotgun sequence, a single window of DNA contains:
- the LOC140578102 gene encoding uncharacterized protein — protein sequence MRYSIEVMVHDKWFGEDKKERCLVHQREANDAGVPLSCLVTVCGPPYKKHISVYESTISYYSRLGRVVVRYNSKIISWHCPCANPRQSCIPKYVAKWHLFETDQALFRKTRSVEENITEHFPIDMESFDLEEGAPYSPEGKNLSRMVQYIFHKKKLPAIFPSDVVKTIHFPVHFIPSETFCSECLEPTPLSEPVLITSKAKILKITDVIEGISVYRKWCYRCGMAYRYQEWTDGVHNFDDHTLLSIYMCHFLRNTLQTHQAVGSAMDVLEKTSGKTYPSRERVLQAYLSFEALSDLGYTYACVSCGYHPVSVVMDLHEKGVFSMPVSSIEEPSQTFDGKVSVENFWEMVSLEMISRGLVPSKYSPHNVLGGMTVF from the exons atgcggtacagcatagag gtgatggtacatgacaagtggtttggggaagacaaaaaggaaaggtgtttggtacatcagagagaagcaaatgatgcaggagtcccgttgtcctgtctggtgactgtgtgtggacccccctacaaaaagcacatttctgtatacgagtcaactatctcctattacagccggcttggcagagtggtggtaaggtacaattctaaaatcatttcatggcattgtccttgcgcgaacccaaggcagtcatgcatacctaaatatgttgccaagtggcatttatttgaaacagaccaggcactcttcagaaaaaccagaagtgtggaggagaacatcacagaacattttccaattgacatggaaagttttgacctagaagaaggagctccatactcacctgaaggcaaaaatctgtcgcggatggttcaatacatttttcataagaagaaactgcctgcgattttcccctcagacgtggtcaagaccattcatttccctgtgcacttcataccatcagaaaccttttgctcagaatgtttagagcccactcctctaagcgaacctgtgctgattacatctaaggctaaaatcctaaaaatcactgatgtcatagaag gaatttcagtgtacagaaaatggtgctacaggtgtggtatggcatatcgataccaggagtggactgatggtgtccacaatttcgatgaccacacacttctgtccatatacatgtgccattttctacgcaatacacttcag actcatcaggcagtagggagtgccatggatgtgttggagaagacctctggtaaaacctatccatccagggaaagggtcctgcaggcttatttaagctttgaagcactgtcagacctcggttacacatatgcttgtgtatcgtgtggttatcatccagtatctgttgtgatggaccttcatgagaagggcgtttttagcatgcctg tgagcagcattgaggaaccatctcagacttttgatggaaaggtaagtgttgaaaatttctgggagatggtttcccttgaaatgatcagccgtgggttggtcccaagtaagtacagtccgcacaatgttctaggtgggatgacagtattctag